One Desulfovibrio sp. X2 DNA segment encodes these proteins:
- a CDS encoding TetR/AcrR family transcriptional regulator, whose protein sequence is MTARRESIVEAAAELFAERGYEATPVAEIARRAGVSEGAIFRHFPSKEQLLLRILTNIRKRFFAYFEQHHRFVPGEAGLDMVLRLTRLFCGFYEEREQDFDCIQQSNPYRVREVGEECRAEIARVHDKMIELLEVAISLGSRDGSLAPGPVAERALLVHGLLMGMVRLRLFAPERHLRELEPELLRLVADGLRGPSLR, encoded by the coding sequence ATGACGGCACGTCGCGAATCCATCGTCGAGGCAGCCGCGGAACTCTTTGCCGAGCGCGGCTACGAGGCGACTCCGGTCGCGGAGATCGCCCGCCGGGCCGGGGTCTCGGAAGGGGCCATCTTCCGCCATTTCCCGAGCAAGGAGCAGCTGCTCCTGCGGATCCTGACGAACATCAGGAAGCGGTTCTTCGCCTACTTCGAGCAGCACCACCGCTTCGTGCCCGGCGAGGCCGGGCTGGACATGGTGCTGCGCCTGACGCGGCTGTTCTGCGGCTTCTACGAGGAGCGGGAGCAGGATTTCGACTGCATCCAGCAGAGCAACCCCTACCGCGTGCGGGAGGTGGGGGAGGAGTGCCGCGCGGAGATCGCGCGCGTGCACGACAAGATGATCGAGCTCCTGGAGGTGGCCATCTCCCTCGGCTCGCGGGACGGCTCGCTCGCCCCCGGACCGGTCGCGGAGCGCGCCCTGCTGGTGCACGGCCTGCTCATGGGCATGGTCCGGCTGCGCCTCTTCGCGCCCGAGCGCCACCTGCGCGAGCTCGAGCCCGAGCTGCTGCGCCTGGTGGCCGACGGACTGCGCGGGCCCTCTCTGCGCTGA
- a CDS encoding response regulator, translated as MQVLVVEDEPKVAQAIRSGLLDEGYEAVVAQTGEEGFFQANNTAFDVIVLDIMLPGRDGFEILETLRRRGLNTPVIILTARDGVEDRVRGLDSGADDYLVKPFAIAELSARIRALLRRGRPEDVLRLKVADLEMDLVSRSVARGGKPIALTAREFELLEYLMRHAGRTVPRTLLASEVWKVTRRATPLDNVIDVHIARLRKKVDHGRRQKLIHTVRGVGFILRDDDAQAEA; from the coding sequence ATGCAGGTGCTTGTCGTTGAGGACGAACCCAAGGTGGCGCAGGCCATCCGGAGCGGGCTGCTGGACGAGGGCTACGAGGCGGTCGTGGCCCAGACCGGGGAGGAAGGCTTCTTCCAGGCCAACAACACCGCCTTCGACGTCATCGTCCTGGACATCATGCTCCCGGGCCGGGACGGCTTCGAGATACTGGAGACGCTGCGCCGCCGCGGCCTGAACACGCCGGTGATCATCCTCACGGCGCGCGACGGCGTGGAGGACCGCGTGCGCGGGCTGGACAGCGGCGCGGACGACTATCTCGTCAAGCCCTTCGCCATCGCCGAGCTCTCGGCCCGCATCCGGGCGCTCCTGCGCCGCGGCAGGCCGGAGGACGTGCTGCGCCTCAAGGTCGCGGACCTGGAGATGGACCTCGTGTCGCGCTCCGTGGCCCGCGGCGGCAAGCCCATCGCGCTCACGGCCCGCGAGTTCGAGCTGCTCGAATACCTCATGCGCCACGCGGGCCGCACGGTGCCGCGCACCCTGCTGGCCAGCGAAGTCTGGAAGGTCACCAGGCGCGCCACGCCGCTGGACAACGTCATCGACGTGCACATCGCCAGGCTGCGCAAGAAGGTGGACCACGGGCGCAGGCAGAAGCTCATCCACACCGTGCGCGGTGTGGGCTTCATCCTCAGGGACGACGATGCTCAGGCCGAGGCCTAA
- a CDS encoding P-II family nitrogen regulator: protein MKKIEAIIKPFKLDDVMNALDGLGVHGMTVTEVKGYGRQKGHVELYRGAEYKVMFNAKIKIEIVVPDAVAAQAVDAVRTAANSGAIGDGKIFVSTLDDAVRIRTGEHGEEAL from the coding sequence ATGAAAAAGATCGAAGCCATCATCAAGCCCTTCAAGCTCGACGACGTCATGAACGCCCTGGACGGCCTCGGCGTGCACGGCATGACCGTGACCGAGGTCAAGGGCTACGGCCGCCAGAAGGGCCACGTCGAGCTCTACCGCGGGGCCGAGTACAAGGTCATGTTCAACGCCAAGATCAAGATCGAGATCGTCGTGCCCGACGCCGTGGCAGCCCAGGCCGTGGACGCCGTCCGCACCGCCGCCAACTCCGGCGCCATCGGCGACGGCAAGATCTTCGTCTCCACCCTGGACGACGCCGTGCGCATCCGCACCGGCGAACACGGCGAAGAAGCCCTCTAG
- the mbhE gene encoding hydrogen gas-evolving membrane-bound hydrogenase subunit E yields the protein MRTATLVTLALLGALFVWSSLDYPRWGNPEAPASLHVSDLYLEHSYEDTHTPNVVTSVLADYRGFDTMFETIVVFTAGLACFFIIRALRDVADKPGVYYYRHGPTGIVVMLKRDCLPAPSSGNFERIDSDWVPQSMILETVCKGLIPFIQLFAIYVLAHGHYSPGGGFQAGVIFAASYLLLALSQDLRSVTERLSEKLLYILAASGVTIYVGMGVLALAFGVNFLDYGWLHLLFGMDVAHAHSLGILCVETGVSMTVFSCLVLIFKLVSSEGTVLEGL from the coding sequence ATGCGCACCGCAACCCTCGTCACCCTCGCCCTGCTCGGCGCGCTCTTCGTCTGGTCGAGCCTGGACTACCCCCGCTGGGGCAACCCGGAGGCGCCCGCGAGCCTGCACGTCTCCGACCTCTACCTCGAGCACTCCTACGAGGACACGCACACGCCCAACGTGGTCACCTCGGTGCTGGCCGACTACCGCGGCTTCGACACCATGTTCGAGACCATCGTGGTCTTCACCGCGGGACTCGCCTGCTTCTTCATCATCCGCGCCCTGCGCGACGTGGCGGACAAGCCCGGCGTCTACTACTACCGCCACGGCCCCACCGGGATCGTGGTCATGCTCAAGCGCGACTGCCTCCCGGCCCCCTCGTCCGGCAACTTCGAGCGCATCGACTCGGACTGGGTGCCGCAATCCATGATCCTCGAGACGGTCTGCAAGGGGCTCATCCCCTTCATCCAGCTCTTCGCCATCTACGTCCTGGCGCACGGCCACTACAGCCCGGGCGGCGGCTTCCAGGCGGGCGTCATCTTCGCCGCCTCCTATCTGCTGCTGGCCCTGTCCCAGGACCTGCGAAGCGTCACCGAGCGCCTCTCGGAAAAGCTCCTCTACATCCTCGCGGCCTCGGGCGTGACCATCTACGTGGGCATGGGCGTGCTGGCCCTGGCCTTCGGGGTCAACTTCCTGGACTACGGCTGGCTGCACCTGCTCTTCGGCATGGACGTGGCCCACGCCCACTCCCTCGGCATCCTCTGCGTCGAGACAGGCGTGTCCATGACGGTCTTCTCCTGCCTCGTGCTCATCTTCAAGCTCGTCTCCTCCGAGGGAACGGTTCTGGAGGGCCTGTAG
- a CDS encoding hydrogenase subunit MbhD domain-containing protein: MIWQLSYATLILVMVCAVASLWIRDLMGAAILFGAYSFLMCTQWLAMGAVDVAFTEAAIGAGISSALVFAAIFRTTRRSKD, from the coding sequence ATGATCTGGCAGCTCAGCTACGCCACCCTGATCCTGGTCATGGTCTGCGCCGTGGCCTCCCTGTGGATCCGCGACCTCATGGGCGCGGCCATCCTCTTCGGCGCCTACTCCTTCCTCATGTGCACGCAGTGGCTGGCCATGGGCGCGGTCGACGTGGCCTTCACCGAGGCCGCCATCGGCGCGGGCATAAGCTCGGCCCTGGTCTTCGCGGCCATCTTCAGGACCACCAGGAGGAGCAAGGACTGA
- a CDS encoding Na+/H+ antiporter subunit E has product MKNDVPASSCLVQGTQDNRPPSRADKTLSLLLRALILFVLWAVLSGFFDSFHLTVGACSSLFVAWLSEEFWPPEGRMFRRPAMAFKLAGYALWLLKEIVKANIYVMRISLSPRAMKVIDPQIVRFRSRMTSKLGLTILANSITLTPGTITVYVDERGNFTVHALDGELAAGVPGDMETKLVDIFGGRP; this is encoded by the coding sequence ATGAAGAACGACGTTCCGGCCTCCTCCTGCCTCGTCCAAGGGACGCAGGACAACCGGCCGCCCTCACGCGCGGACAAGACCCTCTCCCTCCTCCTGCGCGCCCTCATCCTCTTCGTCCTGTGGGCCGTGCTCTCCGGCTTCTTCGACAGCTTCCACCTGACCGTGGGTGCCTGCTCCTCGCTCTTCGTGGCCTGGCTCTCGGAAGAGTTCTGGCCGCCCGAGGGACGCATGTTCAGAAGACCGGCCATGGCCTTCAAGCTCGCGGGCTACGCGCTCTGGCTGCTGAAGGAGATCGTCAAGGCCAACATCTACGTCATGCGCATCTCGCTCTCCCCGCGCGCCATGAAGGTCATCGACCCGCAGATCGTGCGCTTCAGGAGCCGCATGACCTCGAAGCTCGGCCTGACCATCCTGGCCAACTCCATCACCCTCACGCCCGGCACGATCACGGTCTACGTGGACGAGCGCGGCAACTTCACGGTGCACGCGCTGGACGGCGAGCTGGCCGCGGGCGTGCCCGGGGACATGGAGACCAAACTCGTGGACATCTTCGGAGGCAGGCCGTGA
- a CDS encoding cation:proton antiporter subunit C, producing the protein MNLSDILLSRANYWCYIFIMVTGLYGMTAKRNLVKKMIGLGIFQTAIMLFYVSIGSKEGATIPILSKAAEETGVVIPAQYINPLPHVLMLTAIVVSVATLGVALALLLKLYKKHGTLEEDEILAQLREENEALHAAEGDELPAEKGEK; encoded by the coding sequence ATGAACCTCTCCGACATCCTGCTCAGCAGGGCCAACTACTGGTGCTACATATTCATCATGGTCACCGGGCTGTACGGCATGACCGCCAAGCGCAACCTGGTGAAGAAGATGATCGGCCTGGGCATCTTCCAGACCGCGATCATGCTCTTCTACGTCTCCATCGGCTCCAAGGAGGGGGCGACCATCCCCATCCTCTCCAAGGCCGCGGAAGAGACGGGCGTGGTCATCCCGGCGCAGTACATCAACCCCCTGCCCCACGTCCTGATGCTCACGGCCATCGTGGTCTCCGTGGCCACCCTGGGCGTGGCCCTGGCGCTCCTGCTCAAGCTCTACAAGAAGCACGGCACCCTGGAGGAGGACGAGATACTCGCCCAGCTCCGTGAGGAAAACGAGGCGCTCCACGCCGCCGAAGGGGACGAGCTCCCCGCCGAAAAGGGGGAGAAGTAG
- a CDS encoding ammonium transporter gives MVFSRYTDKSAVKWFAAALAVACAVTVLPGLAHAEDAPEMLSQANANIMWTLIAGMLVFFMQAGFACVEAGFTRAKSAGNIVMKNLLDFGAGQIVFLLIGFGLMFGTDVSGFIGTDQFGLKDVILDYANFDAGGWSVTFWFFQSVFAGTAATIVSGAMAERTKFSSYILLSIFVTAVIYPVSGHWAWGSLNGDASAGWLSGLGFIDFAGSTVVHSCGGWVALAGAIALGPRLGKYNSDGEARAIPGHNIPLGALGVFILWFGWFGFNPGSTTTANNTIGLIAVNTSLAACAGTLGALALSWFRFGKPDMSMTMNGTLAGLVAITSPCYTVSPMGSITIGALAGLLVVLSIEFIDKVLKIDDPVGAVSVHGVCGAWGTLSAGLFTVPGLNGGAGGLFYGGGLSMLGVQALGVAATFVWAFGAGLVLMFLVKAIFGIRVTADEEMKGLDLAEHGSEAYAGFQIFRNE, from the coding sequence ATGGTTTTTTCGCGGTACACCGACAAAAGCGCGGTGAAGTGGTTCGCGGCCGCGCTCGCAGTGGCCTGCGCGGTGACGGTCCTCCCCGGACTGGCACACGCCGAGGACGCGCCCGAGATGCTCAGCCAGGCTAACGCCAACATCATGTGGACGCTCATCGCGGGCATGCTCGTGTTCTTCATGCAGGCGGGCTTCGCCTGCGTCGAGGCGGGCTTCACGCGCGCCAAGTCCGCGGGCAACATCGTCATGAAGAACCTGCTCGACTTCGGCGCCGGGCAGATCGTCTTCCTGCTCATCGGCTTCGGCCTGATGTTCGGCACGGACGTCTCCGGCTTCATCGGCACGGACCAGTTCGGCCTGAAGGACGTGATCCTCGACTACGCCAACTTCGATGCGGGCGGCTGGTCCGTGACCTTCTGGTTCTTCCAGAGCGTCTTCGCAGGCACCGCCGCGACCATCGTCTCCGGCGCCATGGCCGAGCGCACGAAGTTCAGCTCCTACATCCTGCTGTCCATCTTCGTGACGGCCGTCATCTACCCCGTCTCCGGCCACTGGGCCTGGGGCTCCCTGAACGGCGACGCCTCGGCGGGCTGGCTCTCCGGCCTCGGCTTCATCGACTTCGCCGGTTCCACCGTGGTCCACTCCTGCGGCGGCTGGGTCGCCCTGGCGGGCGCCATCGCCCTCGGCCCCCGGCTCGGCAAGTACAACTCCGACGGCGAGGCCCGGGCCATCCCCGGCCACAACATCCCGCTCGGCGCGCTGGGCGTGTTCATCCTGTGGTTCGGCTGGTTCGGATTCAACCCGGGCTCCACGACCACGGCCAACAACACCATCGGCCTCATCGCGGTGAACACCTCCCTGGCCGCCTGCGCAGGCACGCTGGGCGCCCTCGCCCTCTCGTGGTTCCGCTTCGGCAAGCCCGACATGTCCATGACCATGAACGGCACCCTGGCCGGTCTCGTGGCCATCACCTCGCCCTGCTACACGGTCTCGCCCATGGGCTCGATCACCATCGGCGCCCTCGCCGGTCTGCTCGTGGTCCTGTCCATCGAGTTCATCGACAAGGTCCTGAAGATCGACGATCCGGTCGGCGCGGTCTCCGTGCACGGCGTGTGCGGCGCCTGGGGCACCCTGTCCGCCGGTCTGTTCACGGTTCCGGGGCTCAACGGCGGCGCGGGCGGCCTGTTCTACGGCGGCGGCCTGTCCATGCTCGGCGTGCAGGCGCTCGGCGTGGCCGCCACCTTCGTCTGGGCCTTCGGCGCAGGTCTGGTCCTCATGTTCCTGGTCAAGGCGATCTTCGGCATCCGCGTCACCGCCGACGAGGAAATGAAGGGCCTGGACCTCGCGGAGCACGGCTCCGAGGCCTACGCGGGCTTCCAGATCTTCCGCAACGAGTAG
- a CDS encoding monovalent cation/H+ antiporter complex subunit F — protein sequence MDLFILYTSLGIALLMFLAMYRAVSGPTTLDRLLGVNAVGSKTTVLIVLIGFIFQRVDMFVDIALAYAMLNFISVLAAARYFYKRGLAEDESGIEGGRP from the coding sequence ATGGACCTCTTCATCCTCTACACGAGCCTCGGCATAGCCCTGCTCATGTTCCTGGCCATGTACCGGGCCGTGTCCGGCCCCACGACCCTGGACCGGCTGCTCGGCGTGAACGCCGTGGGCAGCAAGACCACGGTGCTCATCGTGCTCATCGGCTTCATCTTCCAGCGCGTGGACATGTTCGTGGACATCGCCCTGGCCTACGCCATGCTGAACTTCATCTCCGTGCTCGCCGCGGCCCGCTACTTCTACAAGCGCGGCCTGGCCGAGGACGAGAGCGGCATCGAGGGAGGGCGGCCGTAA
- a CDS encoding ammonium transporter, translating to MYSLTTLFRRGPGGSGVLASLGCLTASLLLAAMLLTAMPATPAHADSDPSGASIGTAADVVGATANAPTKDDLDKLAPTEPLASKLADVVGHNRISINMVWTLVCGFLVMFMQAGFALAETGFTRAKNAGHTMAMNMMIYGIGMLGYWICGFALQMGGVGGVAALGGGGALDSEFTVTLLGKTFGLFGTKGFFLSGTTYDAVIFSIFLFQMVFMDTTATIPTGSMAERWTFKSFVVYGFFISMFVYPLYANWVWGGGWLSALGSNFGLGHGTLDFAGSSVVHMTGGVAAAAGAIVLGPRIGKFNEDGTPNAMPGHHVPMAIAGCFILAFGWFGFNAGSTLAGSDLRIGVIATNTMLASAAGAMSSMCYMWARYGKPDISMAANGLLAGLVAITAPCAFVNSVSAVIIGLIAGILLCVSVLFVEQKLKIDDPVGAISVHGVNGAWGLISLGLFADGTYGDGANGVAGAVKGLFYGDASQLMAQIAGVVTNTVFVFVVMFVFFIILDKITPLRVKREHELEGLDQHEVAVMAYPEFTLTKTHR from the coding sequence ATGTACAGTTTGACCACACTTTTCAGGCGCGGTCCGGGGGGCTCCGGCGTGCTCGCGTCGCTCGGCTGCCTGACCGCCTCGCTGCTGCTCGCGGCGATGCTGCTCACGGCCATGCCCGCCACGCCGGCGCATGCGGACTCCGATCCGAGCGGCGCCTCCATCGGCACCGCGGCCGACGTCGTCGGCGCCACGGCCAACGCCCCGACCAAGGACGACCTCGACAAGCTCGCGCCGACCGAGCCCCTGGCCTCCAAGCTGGCCGACGTGGTCGGGCACAACCGCATCTCCATCAACATGGTCTGGACGCTGGTCTGCGGCTTCCTGGTCATGTTCATGCAGGCCGGTTTCGCCCTGGCCGAGACCGGCTTCACCCGCGCCAAGAACGCAGGCCACACCATGGCCATGAACATGATGATCTACGGCATCGGCATGCTCGGCTACTGGATCTGCGGCTTCGCCCTGCAGATGGGCGGCGTGGGCGGCGTGGCCGCGCTGGGCGGCGGCGGCGCGCTCGATTCCGAGTTCACCGTCACCCTGCTCGGCAAGACCTTCGGCCTCTTCGGCACCAAAGGCTTCTTCCTCTCCGGCACCACCTACGACGCCGTCATCTTCTCCATCTTCCTCTTCCAGATGGTCTTCATGGACACCACGGCGACCATCCCGACCGGCTCCATGGCCGAGCGCTGGACCTTCAAGTCCTTCGTCGTCTACGGCTTCTTCATCTCCATGTTCGTCTACCCGCTGTACGCCAACTGGGTCTGGGGCGGCGGCTGGCTCTCCGCCCTGGGCAGCAACTTCGGCCTGGGCCACGGCACCCTGGACTTCGCGGGCTCCTCCGTCGTGCACATGACCGGCGGCGTGGCCGCGGCGGCGGGCGCCATCGTGCTCGGACCGCGCATCGGCAAGTTCAACGAGGACGGCACCCCCAACGCCATGCCCGGCCACCACGTGCCCATGGCCATCGCGGGCTGCTTCATCCTGGCCTTCGGCTGGTTCGGCTTCAACGCCGGTTCCACCCTGGCGGGCTCCGACCTGCGCATCGGCGTCATCGCCACCAACACCATGCTCGCCTCGGCCGCGGGCGCCATGTCCTCCATGTGCTACATGTGGGCCCGCTACGGCAAGCCCGACATCTCCATGGCCGCCAACGGCCTGCTCGCGGGCCTCGTGGCCATCACCGCGCCCTGCGCCTTCGTCAACTCCGTCTCCGCCGTCATCATCGGCCTCATCGCGGGCATCCTGCTCTGCGTCAGCGTCCTCTTCGTCGAGCAGAAGCTGAAGATCGACGATCCGGTCGGCGCCATCTCCGTGCACGGCGTCAACGGCGCCTGGGGCCTCATCTCCCTCGGCCTCTTCGCGGACGGCACCTACGGCGACGGCGCCAACGGCGTGGCCGGCGCGGTCAAGGGCCTGTTCTACGGCGACGCCAGCCAGCTCATGGCCCAGATCGCCGGCGTCGTCACCAACACCGTCTTCGTCTTCGTGGTCATGTTCGTCTTCTTCATCATCCTCGACAAGATCACCCCGCTGCGCGTCAAGCGCGAGCACGAGCTCGAGGGTCTGGACCAGCACGAAGTCGCCGTCATGGCCTACCCCGAGTTCACCCTGACCAAGACCCACAGGTAA
- a CDS encoding P-II family nitrogen regulator, which translates to MKLVIAYIRPEQLNPVKQSLFAKGIYSMSVTNMLGAGRQKGFTETYRGVVMEVNLLKKIRLEIGINDEKVDDALEAIKSGARTGKEGDGVIFVQDVAKAVRIRTGEEGIL; encoded by the coding sequence ATGAAACTCGTCATCGCATACATCAGGCCCGAACAGCTGAATCCGGTGAAGCAGTCGCTGTTCGCCAAGGGCATCTACTCCATGTCCGTGACCAACATGCTTGGCGCGGGCCGACAGAAAGGCTTCACCGAGACGTACCGCGGCGTGGTCATGGAGGTGAACCTCCTGAAGAAGATCCGCCTGGAGATCGGCATCAACGACGAGAAGGTCGACGACGCCCTGGAGGCCATCAAGAGCGGCGCCCGCACCGGGAAGGAAGGCGACGGCGTGATCTTCGTCCAGGACGTGGCCAAGGCCGTGCGCATCCGCACCGGCGAGGAAGGCATCCTCTAG
- the mnhG gene encoding monovalent cation/H(+) antiporter subunit G: MDILSIASICFVVIGMFFFVAGTIGILRMPDVYTRMHMSGLIDTLGSLALLFGLALLNLRSFTLPDVLVSIKIMLIMGFVFLANPTATHAFIDSGMRAGLKPWLQPSASRAGAASEENPS, from the coding sequence ATGGACATCCTTTCCATCGCCTCCATCTGCTTCGTGGTCATCGGCATGTTCTTCTTCGTCGCGGGCACCATCGGCATCCTGCGCATGCCAGACGTCTACACGCGGATGCACATGTCCGGCCTGATCGACACGCTCGGCTCCCTGGCCCTGCTGTTCGGCCTGGCCCTGCTGAACCTGAGGAGCTTCACCCTGCCCGACGTGCTGGTCAGCATAAAGATCATGCTGATCATGGGCTTCGTCTTCCTGGCCAACCCCACGGCGACGCACGCCTTCATCGACTCCGGCATGCGCGCGGGGCTCAAGCCCTGGCTCCAGCCGTCCGCGTCGCGGGCCGGGGCCGCATCCGAGGAGAATCCGTCATGA
- a CDS encoding cell wall metabolism sensor histidine kinase WalK has product MLRPRPNSLRLKLAAGFALTITVILLLYAGLTYVALGQILSTQLSDKLEADAEASLAAALAGTVAFFPHDASPDPDTPPLRWAEVRGPDGGVLLRHFPANLDVDLPDPVGEPVPTGPSPSARPVSDKSSLLFDYSPPERPGLVLRVLMTRRPAPDGALLTVTTARSLEPMQRELRDFVRTSAAILPFGVLLAGFAGYVAAGRALRPVSSMAERAERITASNLSDRLPVDDPGNELGHLATVFNQTFARLEGSFERLRRFTADASHELRTPLTVLRSVGEAGLRDAASADDLRDTVGSMLEEADKMTGLVDSLLLLARADSGEVALERAPAELLDLAEETARCLDILAEENGQRIEVSGDAGAVVMADRGVVGQAVMNLVHNALRYAPEGSAVRLTVRRGARFHSLAVADEGPGIPLADQPHIFDRFYRVRQDRSRAHGGTGLGLAIARWAATIHGGDITLESEPGKGARFTLHLPALAEGTDAPDAAGALSGSGGLAEGTGGGVARGVVENAGPRD; this is encoded by the coding sequence ATGCTCAGGCCGAGGCCTAACAGCCTCCGCCTCAAGCTGGCCGCAGGCTTCGCCCTGACCATCACGGTCATCCTGCTGCTCTACGCGGGGCTGACCTACGTGGCCCTCGGCCAGATCCTGTCCACGCAGCTCTCGGACAAGCTCGAGGCCGACGCCGAGGCGAGCCTGGCCGCCGCCCTGGCCGGAACGGTGGCCTTCTTCCCGCACGACGCCTCGCCCGACCCGGACACGCCGCCCCTGCGCTGGGCCGAGGTGCGCGGCCCGGACGGCGGGGTGCTGCTGCGCCATTTCCCGGCGAACCTGGACGTGGACCTGCCCGACCCGGTCGGCGAGCCGGTCCCCACCGGCCCGTCCCCGTCCGCCAGGCCGGTGTCCGACAAGTCCAGCCTGCTCTTCGACTACTCCCCGCCCGAGCGGCCGGGGCTGGTCCTGCGCGTGCTCATGACGCGCCGCCCCGCGCCGGACGGCGCCCTGCTCACCGTGACCACGGCGCGCAGCCTGGAGCCCATGCAGCGCGAGCTGCGCGACTTCGTGCGCACGAGCGCCGCCATCCTGCCCTTCGGCGTCCTGCTCGCCGGGTTCGCGGGCTACGTGGCCGCGGGCCGCGCCCTGCGCCCCGTGAGCAGCATGGCCGAGCGGGCGGAGCGGATCACGGCCAGCAACCTCTCCGACCGCCTGCCCGTGGACGACCCGGGCAACGAGCTCGGCCACCTGGCCACGGTCTTCAACCAGACCTTCGCCCGCCTGGAGGGGTCGTTCGAGCGGCTTCGGCGCTTCACGGCGGACGCCTCGCACGAGCTGCGCACGCCGCTCACCGTGCTGCGCAGCGTGGGCGAGGCCGGGCTTCGCGACGCGGCCTCGGCCGACGACCTGCGCGACACCGTGGGCAGCATGCTCGAGGAGGCGGACAAGATGACCGGGCTCGTGGACAGCCTGCTCCTGCTGGCCCGCGCGGACAGCGGCGAGGTGGCCCTGGAGCGGGCCCCGGCCGAGCTTTTGGACCTGGCCGAGGAGACCGCGCGTTGCCTGGACATCCTGGCCGAGGAGAACGGGCAGCGCATCGAGGTGTCGGGCGACGCCGGGGCCGTGGTCATGGCCGACCGGGGCGTGGTCGGCCAGGCGGTGATGAACCTCGTGCACAACGCCCTGCGCTACGCGCCCGAGGGCTCGGCGGTGCGCCTCACGGTCCGGCGCGGCGCGCGGTTCCACTCCCTCGCCGTGGCGGACGAGGGGCCGGGCATCCCGCTCGCGGACCAGCCGCACATCTTCGACCGCTTCTACCGCGTGCGGCAGGACCGCTCCCGGGCCCACGGCGGCACGGGCCTGGGCCTGGCCATCGCGCGCTGGGCCGCGACCATCCACGGCGGGGACATCACGCTGGAATCCGAGCCCGGCAAGGGCGCGCGCTTCACCCTGCACCTGCCGGCCCTGGCCGAGGGGACGGACGCGCCGGACGCCGCGGGCGCACTGTCCGGAAGCGGGGGCCTCGCCGAGGGAACGGGCGGGGGAGTCGCCAGGGGAGTAGTCGAGAACGCCGGGCCGCGGGACTAG